Genomic segment of Sinorhizobium meliloti:
ATCCTGGGTCTCGCCCGGCAGGAGATATTTGCCGGAGATATCGCGGATATGCACCTCCATGTCGCGGCGGAAGGCCTGCGCGGCCTGTTGCCGCCGTTCGGCGCTCGCCGCGTCCCTCATGGAATTCCAGGCCTCGAGCGGAAACTTCGCGTCGATGACCAGCGGCGGCTGGCCGTTCGGCATGCGGATGGTGCAATCCGGCCGCGCGCCGTTGGAAAGCGTCGCCTGGAAGGCAAAGGCGCCCATCGGCAGGCCGTCCGCGACGATCGCCTCCATGCGCGACTGTCCGAAGGCGCCGCGCGTCTGCTTGTTGGCGAGGATGCTCTGCAGCCCGGCCATATCCTTGGCGAGCGACTGGATGTTGTTCTGCGCGTTGTCGATCACCGCGAGCCGCTCCTGGAGCCGCCGCAGATTTTCGTGCGTCGCCTTCGTCTGCTCGCTGATCGAGGCGCCGATGCGATGCGTCATTCCGTCGATGCGCTGGCTGAGCGACTGGTTCAGTTCCGCCTGCCGGGCGCCCAGCACCTCGGTCATGGCGGCGATCCGTCCCTGCATCTCCGTCTGCGCCGCGATGAGCGCCGACATTTGCTCTTCGCGGTCGATCGCGCGAGCCGAACGGGCGCGCCGCACCATAATGGCCGAGAACAGCACCACGAGAAGGGCGGCGGCTGTGACGAGGAGGCCGGCCGTGACGGGCAGGGCGCCGACGAGGAACAGCGGCTGATCGAAGGAAAAGGGGATGGGCTCCATGGCCGCAGACTAACAGATTCGCGTGCGAAAACCAGATCAAAACGAGAACATACATTTTCGCGTGCCGGTCGTTCCCACTTGGAGCGCCACGGGTTTGGCAATGGCAATTTTCTTGCGCGTCGAGGGAAAGATCGGCTATGGGGATCGACATGACGATCAAGCCGCTCATCATTCTTCCCGATCCGGTTCTGCGCCAGGTGTCGACACCGGTGGAGACCATTGACGCCGATAT
This window contains:
- a CDS encoding DNA recombination protein RmuC — translated: MEPIPFSFDQPLFLVGALPVTAGLLVTAAALLVVLFSAIMVRRARSARAIDREEQMSALIAAQTEMQGRIAAMTEVLGARQAELNQSLSQRIDGMTHRIGASISEQTKATHENLRRLQERLAVIDNAQNNIQSLAKDMAGLQSILANKQTRGAFGQSRMEAIVADGLPMGAFAFQATLSNGARPDCTIRMPNGQPPLVIDAKFPLEAWNSMRDAASAERRQQAAQAFRRDMEVHIRDISGKYLLPGETQDTAFLFVPSESIFAEIHEHFEAIVQKAHRQRIVIVSPSLLLLSIQVIQAILKDARMREQAHLIQGEVVRLMEDLSRLDERVRKLQGHFAMTQKDVEDILISSDKLTRRGAKIEALELQAEADPRQGEKPGDGSGRPMDGRIGQLKLRVVDED